GGTAACGTCACTGTCGTTGATAGCGACGAACACTTATTTTCTTGTGGACTTATTCATGACGgagtacacacatacatacgcagatagaaaaaacacaaacaacaacctTGGCTTGGACTTCTGAGTTTCTCATCAGGGCCTTCTTTGTTTCTTCCAGCCTGTAATTAGCCACAGTCTGGACACGAGGCTGTTTGCGGTTCACTGAAATGTACGATTGATTACTCGCTCCCTGCAATGTATTTTTGGTTCGAGCCAAAACAAGAAGCACGAAATGAAGGAAGAACAGATGCGTTAGTATCACGGTACTGAAGCAAGATTGTTAAATTGTTATGAAACATTTTctataagtgtgtgtgagtaccttatgtatgagtgtgtgtgtttgtgtgtttgtgtgtgtgtgtgtgtgtgtgtgtgtgtgtgtgtgtgtgtgtgcgtgcgtgtgtgtgtgtgcgtgtgtgtgtgtgtttgtgtgtgtgtgtgtgtgtgtgtgggttatGTGAGCATATGTAACTGAATGCTGATCTTTATCTATAAAGGGGCATACTGTAACTTTTCACTGTGAGGTTTTTATGATACTGTATGACAATGCTTTCTTGCCAAACTGGTTGCTGCAAggcatgttttatattattcttCAGACTTGTGTGTCCATTCCTGGCATTTCTTGTgtcaaatgatcatttgaagAGAATAATGTCTACTGCGCCTTTTACTGGACTGTGATTTTGACTGATTTCATTCCAACCTAAAGAAGCAAAAGCCTGTGAAATGAATATCTTGGACTGCGTTACGTTGTGTGATCTGCGTAATCTGGTTTCCTGACAGCTTCAGGATGAACTGTATGCAGGAACTGTCCGTCTGCTCACAAGTATTGCCTTGAGATTATGTGGTTCCACGGTCCGAGTACTTCACGGATCAATATTGAAAACTTTACACAACAGTATTTAACACTATCTGGTTGTGTTTGGCACCTGGAGGCTTGTAACCCCCCGAAATTAGTCattcaaaacaataataacatgaaTGTATGTAATAATGAGTATTTACTACTGAAGAAAACCACTCTTTATATTGTGTTTGGCACTGAGAAAGGAGCTGAACCATTGTACTAGAAGTCAAATTGACTGAACTTCATATTTGCTGAAAAGTGAGGgtgtattttacatttactacaCCAGGTGTTGATGAGCTCACGTTTTTCTGTGTGAGCCTAAAAAACAATCCTGCCTCAATAGGCTACACAAAAGAGATCCTCACTTTCGCTtgtccctctttctgtctgtctctttcaaTGAAACGTCAACCAAACACTGTtgcattttcctttaaaaaactgtccaagTTGAAGAAATAGTGCAatgattgatttgattcatttccCCTTGGataagaaattaataaatggCTGTTTTTGCATCGATTGTGTTCACTTGGTTTGTTATTTCTGTTGATGCATCTTTCATTTCACAAAAGAGAACCAGGGCACCGCTTACCTCCAATTTGTCCTTTTTGGAGGTAGCTctcagaggaggaaacacatTTATGATTACTGCTCTTTTAGAAAAGTCAAACACTTATAAACCCCAACAGTGGACTGCACATCAAAAGCAAATTCATTCATTGGTCTTTCACAAAGCCTCCTCTGCAGTTTATTTCTGCAACACACCTTAGCCTGCTCAGTGGTGTTGTATTTGTTTGCCTTTAATTTAGACCTCATGTCAATCAACAGCCTGCAATCAAGATTTCTCCCTGTGACAGTAACCTGAGAAACacctccttctccttttctgAATAAACCAGTCTACAGTTTCAGGAGGGCGATACAGGAGAGAGTATTTAATTGCTTGCACATGAATAATGAATTTGTGTTGCGGTAATGGCCATGTTCACTTACAGCACTCTATGCTGAGCATTAATTAAGCGACATAAATTCCTCCTAATCCCCGATGAAAAAGCACTAATGTTGCTATAATAGGCTCATGATACAGAGACTTGTAAATGTGCCTGTAACACTCTATATcatgttacttttttttgttttgtacactgATTTTTGTATCATAGCCTACGTACATAGGCCTATATATTTACATGGgttatatgtgtatgtattatATCTCTTCAGtaatttaaatgtactttttggACGGTGGATATATCAGTTAATGATGGACAatgacaataatttaaaaacaagaagtgttaaatgcattttttggtACCGACTGTATGATATGAGGAACTTGTCTCGTGCTCCTGTTTTCGCTTTGTGAACGGAAATGTTTAGGGCGCACGCGGCCAGCAGGGGACTCACTCACGCTAATCATTTCAACAAATGGCACCTGTCCTCTTTCAAAGGGAAAGCCGGGAGGCCACGACGGAGCTGCTGTATCCTGGTGCGCTCAACTCCAGTCTGTTTAGGAAACAGAAAAGTCTACAACCTGCTCACCTGGCGGCTTTCCGCACAGACACGCAGAGATATACAATCAAATCAACCGGAACAGATAAGCAGCAAGTGTTCGTCAGTTTTAGGTGAGTGACGGCATTTTGGAGAAGGAGAAACTCATTACACTTGTGAGACTGACTGCCAGCCTAATTCATCTGTCAAATATGTGATTTCTAGAGCAGCAGAAAGAGATAATAATTTAATGTCTGTCAGAGCTTTGAATGTGCCTACACAGACTAAATGAAAGCAGTGTATTTTCAACTCTTCCTCTTCCATTTCGATAAACAGCGTTTAGCCAAATtagttttcattttacttttcagTAACTTACTTGTTGTTACTGGCCTCAGTTTCTCCTCTTGTGGTAGATGTTACTTTAAGCATTGAGGAAGTATGAATATATGCTTAATTCACAGAATAAAGGCCCTGACAAGCATCCTCATTCCTTCCTGAAATCTCGTAACGTCAGTTGGCCTGATTGCACATACTGTAATGCAACTTTGGAAGTTAATCCAGATTTCAACGCCTATATAATATTGTGTTGATGGTTATCtctgttgaatatttttcttcctcctcttctgtagTGTAACTGTGATGTCAACAAACTGGGCTAACTGGTTAGGAGAGTCAGCTGCAAAGTGGACTGTGGTTGTTTCCCTCTCTGGGACACCAAAAGAGTGTCCTCTGAAATCAATTATGAAGGAGGCTGGCTTGAGAATAGAGTAAATTAATTATGACCAAGTAAGTCTCTTTCTGAACAGTGATCACCTAAGGACACGCATATGTCCTACATTGCAATGATATCCTGTTTCACATAACAGGAAACATGCTCCAAGTAGCAAACTTCCTGTAGTAGATGACAGCTCATCATCAATGGTGAGATGTCTTTGGGGCTGGTGTCTAAAGCGAGAAGCTGTGTGTCACTGACTAACCAGTATGGGAGTTTCAGGTCGGGCCAGCGCTGTCACAACCCACCTGCTGCCACGTGGGTCCTGGAGGACTATGGCCAGAGCAGGTGAATTCAGGTGTTTACTGAGAGGTGTGGTGTGTTTGttcactccctcctcctcccttttctcTGCACCCGCCCTGTGGGACTGTTTCCTaaagagacagggagggaggggtgacGACGGTTAGATCACCTGCTGCTATGACACTTACAGAGACGCACAAACCGGTCCAAGGGATTTTTTTCGAGCTTGTCCTCTTTTACTTTGCTTCGGGAATAACTCACTGCCTGTTTAGCAAGTAAAGGCAGGTGAGGGTTACAGAGGAGTGTTTTTTGAATGAAGTATttcttgttgaaatgtttttcagcGAGCTTCTGGGGaattcattctgttttttttctgtttaacagCCTTGAGACACCGATTCTGAAACATGCGTTTGTTCATACGCCGGCGCATGTCCCCCCTGAAACTAGCGCTCCTTGGGGGGACTCTCTTCATGGTGATCCTGGTGGTTCTCCAGAGGGATGTTGGCTCTTCACCTGCGGGGGACCCCTGGTTTCAAGAGCTGGTGGATAAGAAGGACAAGATGATGGTCATGGTTCGAGAGGCTGTCAACAACATTGGCTTTCAGATTGGAGCTCCACAGCAGCCACCAGTGCAGGAGCAGCCCACCCAGAACGTCAACTGCCCCACTGGATTCTACAGTCAGTCTGAGCTCAAGCCTCATCTGGAGAGACCACCGCAGGACCCCGCAGCCTTCGGGGCTGATGGGAAGCCATTTCAGAAAGACCATATGACcccagaggaggagaaggagaaggaggagggcaTGACAAGGCACTGTTTCAACCAGTTTGCCAGCGACCGCATCTCGCTCAGCCGTAGTCTTGGGGATGACACAAGGCCTCCAGAGTAAGAGCGTGATCTCAGAATAATCTGACATAATGCTGACATGCACACAGCAGGGCCAGATAATATCCTGTGTTTCAGTTGGAGTCATGCTCAGGGTAGTAAATTATTTACATTGCATTTTCATATTAAGCTCACCTTTATCCTGGAAATACACATGGTTAAAAAGCTAATCTGACTCACAAAAGGTGAGTATAGCATAGGAGTATCCTGGATAACTGAGACTGAGATGTTATCTGTGTTGCAAATGCAGCCACTTCATTGTAAATGTTTGTCCAGCTTAACATGTCACAGCCCTGATAGGCCTCgagctatttttttttgcagagtttAAAATGAGCTGATTGTCTATGACTGTTTGCACATCATGCTATTCTAAGTGCTAGCGAGTAGACTTTGAATGTCTGCAAGTGGTCTGTTATATGTGGCTTTGCAACACCCGCTATGACTTTCGTTTCATCAGATATGCTTCTCTCACACATGCaatttctctcgctctctgtctctctttgtattTTGACATGACTCACATCTTCCAGGTGTGTAGACAGGAAGTTTCGTCGCTGTCCCCCACTGCCCACCACCAGTGTTATTATAGTCTTCCATAATGAGGCTTGGTCCACCCTCCTCAGGACGGTCTACAGCGTCCTGCACACGTCTCCCGCTATCCTGCTGAAAGAGATCATCCTGGTAGATGACGCCAGCGTTGCAGGTGggaaaaatagaaacacacactaacatcaAAACGTACTCGTGGACTCACTTACAGGAGAAAAGACTTTGCTTAGAGAGGCTAGGAGTTCAGTTTTATCACATCGTTCACTGTTATTTCTGCTCTTTATGAGGCAGTTAGTCAGGGACAAATGTTTTACAGTGAAGAGACATTGTTAAACAACATGAACGAAAATCACTGAGAAACTCTTTTGGGTTGTTTCTTAAATAGGCAGGTGACAGCTGTAGAGCACCAACATGGAAAAAATAACATGATTTCGTGGGAGCTTAAGTTATAAGTAATATATTAATTACTTAATAAATAAAGCCGCATTCCAGTTAGGCGAGAGCTTTGATAAGATTACACAGGACTGTATCAGCTTTGGATTTTTAGCAGTGTACatgcagcactgcagcaggCAAGCGGCCCTTTTACAAATAGCAGAAGAGTTTTATATTGAGCTTAATGTGAGAAAAGTCAACAGTGTCATAAATGAGAATGACCCTTTTACCATCGGTATGTCAACAAGGCTGGCTTCCAGTGAAATGCCAGTTGCAGCAGTGAGCATCAACTTGACAACAGAGTGATGAAGAACATCTAAACCTTTTAAGGGCACCTTAACCTCAGCAAGAGTTGGCAAAAGTGGCAGAACAGTTCTGATAAAAGAAGTCTATCGTTGATGTATGAGTGCagctttgaaatgttttttgcatAGGAAAGTGTTTTACAGTACAACATGTTATGAAAACAACAGTTCACTGTTGGGAAATGTCATGTATAATCGTACAGCAGCAACGTCATCTAGTTGTCTGTAAATGTCTGTAGTAATACAGGAAATTGTTGACTTTTAGATGAGTAAAAGGAGCATTCTTTTCAGTCTTTACTCATAATGCAAGCTGTTGTTTCAAGCAACAGCAGTGGTGCAGGCAACTAATATTTTGGGTGCAACATCATGTCAGTTCCTTCACCAAAAGGCAATTAACTTGAGTCAGTGTAgaattccttttaaaaaaaaacatcttctaATATCTTAATGATAATTTAGCAGTTCTCTATTTATAAGCTGTTCTAACTAAAATACACGCTACATAACCGTTGACACAAGCCTGACCAGCTATGCAGAGTAAATCAGGTATCAAAATAACTCCGAGCCTGAAATATCCTCTTTGTCAGTAAGATATCTTGTATAAAGCAATGTGCTGATACCGTCAGCTGTATTTACAGGCTTCTTACTGTACTCAAACTTCCCTTTTTGCTTCCAGAGCAGCAGCTTTCTGTCATAACGTTGAGATGTGGTTGGTATTTGCATGGCATGCATTGTGGTCATAAATGCTCTTAGAAAGGAAATGTGACCCAGTTTTACGAGCAGCGTTTCCACTTGATTTGTATTTCTTCTGGCAGTGGTCTCCCAGatataaatatgacaaatgtCTTAACTTTCTCTTCTCTGGGGAAGCTTGATGCATTATTAAATACCAGGCTGATAAGACTTGTTTTACTGGCCACTTCCTGGTTGAACATTCCTCCATTACTCTGAGGTTTTTTACTAGGTGTGGTAATACGTGTGCTCCGTCACACCTGTAACTACACCCAACATTGATTGGCAAGGTGTAACCTGagtacatcactgcagcaagtgtttgttttacacGAAGACAAGATAAGagaatatgttgttttttccctgCAGAGCACCTGAAGACTCAACTGGAGGAATACATTCGTGAACTGAAGATCGTCCGAGTAGTGAGGCAGCTGGAGAGGAAGGGCCTCATCACAGCTAGGCTACTGGGCGCCAGTGTTGCTCAGGGCGAAGTGCTCACCTTTCTCGATGCACACTGTGAGGAAACGAACACACACAACGACAACGGCAACAACAATACACAAGCTCATTAGGCCAATAGTACTGCCAGTGTTAGGAGTTAATGTTTTGATTTCCATTCTTTctaaaaatgtgtatatttgcaCTGCTGCAATATGGTCCAGCCATCCATTATGTATCCATGTTTTGAGACCATTTAAAGCCTCACTTTCACATGTCACTATAAATCATCTGAGAGTGGTTAGTTGATCAATTTTAAGCAAAAATCATGATTGTGATTGGTACATGGTTAACTGTACAGCATTACCTCTATGTAAATAATTTGCAGTCCAAATCTCCCCCATTTATACCTCTCTTTACACCTGAAACCAAATGGTGTTAGAAAATCCATTTTATGCAACAGAGTTGAGTTAAGTTATCTCTGtccttcctccccctctcaGGTGAGTGTTTCCACGGTTGGCTAGAGCCCCTGTTGGCCCGCATTGTTGAAGAGCCCACTGCTGTGGTTAGTCCAGAGATCACCACCATTGACCTCAACAACTTTAAGTTCAACAAGCCCGTGGCCACCAGCCGCGCTTACAACCGAGGTAACTTCGACTGGAGCCTGACTTTCGGCTGGGAGGCAATCCCTGAAGATGCAAAGAAGCTGCGGAAGGATGAAACCTACCCTGTAAAGTAAGAAGGATCGTGTTGGTTTCACTTAGGACATGCTGAATCATTTAAGTGCCTAAAGGTTTTGTGTCTGCCTTTTGAAAATTTCAGGACACCGACATTTGCCGGAGGTCTCTTCTCAATCTCAAAAAAGTACTTTGAGCACATTGGAACATATGATGACAAGATGGAGATTTGGGGCGGTGAGAATGTGGAGATGTCATTCAGGGTCAGTCTCTTTAGTCCACATGTTACTTAATAAACCGTCCTGTCATTATCAACTCAGTCTGAATTGCTGCCTGTGTCCAATGTGATTTACAGGTGTGGCAGTGTGGTGGTCAGCTGGAGATCATACCGTGTTCTGTGGTGGGCCACGTCTTCCGCACCAAGAGCCCACACACCTTCCCCAAGGGCACAGAGGTCATTACTCGCAACCAGGTGCGCCTGGCTGAGGTCTGGATGGATGACTACAAGACTATCTACTATCGCCGCAACAAGAATGCGGCAGTTATGGCCAAGGAGGTCAGTGTCACTTTAACTGCACATCGATAAAATGCCATTCATTTACGACCCCCTGCTGCAACAAGTTCACGATATGATAATGTTGTTGTAAGTTGCTGGTTTGATGGTGAAAAGCACACTTCTAAAAGTTTGAGTTGACCCTGTTCACTGTTACAGCATAAGTACGGGGACATCTCTGATCGTATAAATCTGAGAGAGAGGCTGCAGTGCAAGAACTTCACCTGGTACCTAAACACAGTCTACCCAGAGGCCTTCATTCCAGACTTGACTCCAGTAAAATTTGGAGCAGTGAGTCATGTTTTCCTTCATCTGTATGTGGATATTGCACATGTTGTGTAAAACTGGTGGCCATATCTTACTGTTATTGTGTGTCTATGTTCgcaccagattaaaaacacaggaTCTCAAACCTGCCTGGATGTTGGAGAGAACAACCAGGGAGGAAAATCTGTGATCATGTACCAGTGTCACAACATGGGAGGCAACCAGGTACAATGACTCTAACTCACACTTGATTAAGATCAGAAGTGAAAGTAATTTGGTTCTCTCTGGGACAATCGGGAATCTAATTGGACGATTGTCTCCTCTAGTACTTTGAGTATACATCTCATAAGGAGCTGCGTCACAATATTGGAAAGCAGCTGTGTCTTCATGCCACACCTCAAAAAGAGCCAGTGAAGATCGAGCTATGCCAGCTGAAGGGGAAGGGCACCAGTTTGGCGCCACAACAGGAGTGGATCTTTACAGAGGTGAGTAGCATTTTATGCTGAATAAACAAGTGTTATGTATTGATATATTTATTCGGGCTTCTGTATTGTTTCACCTTTTTCTCTGATGTTACTTTCCAGGAAAATCTTCTGAAGAATCCCAGCAGCGGGAAATGTTTACGGCTGCAAGGAAGCATTATTCAGATGGACCAGTGTAATGCTGCTGACCTCTTCCAGCGCTGGTCCTTCAGCTGACCTCCCAGTCTGATCATCATGTGACCTGTGGCACCTTGTGTCCCCTTCCTCACACTTTGCTCCAGGGAGCCACCTCAACATTGATCCAGTGGGACTTGGCCATGGAGTCTGAGGCATTTGGCCATACTGAGCGGACAGTTAAAGATGGAGGACAAAGTAAAGACAGTCACATTTGTTGAAGACGCTTGGGTTGGCCTTaacttgttttaaattatttatgatGAAAACTCAGGAAAGACGTTTAAAGGTGGTTGGGGATCTTCAGATAGAGTGTGGACTTTGCACTCAGGAGTGGCAGCTTGATTGTGGGACAACAGCTGTGAACTGCATTGATCTTAATTCAGTGcatttatttacactcaaaccTGGAAAATCACTGTTTAGTGACTTTTTTGTCTGACAATTAATgttgaaatgtgaaattatgCACAAATGTTACTATGGAGTAagaaatttctgttttttaaataaaaattctaCTTTGTTGTGTCAGATAAATGATCATTTAGTATTTCTTGTTAATTGTACCACAATATGTCACAGTACTAATAATATATCAGCACTAGAAGCTTTGTAATGTTTTCATCGGTTTTCATTATCTAAGTTCACCACATCCTGAAAGAATAATTAACTCAGACTCTGCTGTGGTTACTGAAGCTACAGTTATTAAAATCAGCCAGCAAAGCATGACGTTGCCTGCATAGACACACATTCATTACTCTTTTTACAACCCTGTGATAAATGCTATGCCAGAGGTTATGTACAGATAAGAGCTCTCTGCAACAAAGCCATAAGACTTTCATGTCAGATGCACTACTAACAGTTTGCGCAACATTTATCCAAGGAGTGGTTCAGGGGCAAGAAGCATTCCTGCTAATTGTTTCAGCCTTGTCTGAATAGACCTGAAATGTGAGTTGAAGTGAAAAGGGCAGGAGTTCTTCCAGGTCCTGACAGACAAACCTGATCTGATGGAATGTGCATATTTGATCTCATGCGTACACCCAACCTGCTGGATTATAGGAGCTGGAGAGCAGAGGTCATATACATTACAAGACATGAGGCAGCAATGACATTATTTCTTTGCAGCAATAGATGGCAGCATTAACTCGTTGAGTTTTTCTGCAAGGCAATGATGACAATAGGAATTTCAccatactctgtgtgtgtgcgtgtcatgTAGCCATAAGGGGAAATGAAAATGGCCACAGTAGGGACAGACTGAGAGCAGATGAGCCAGAAGATGAGTACTGAACCTTTGACTCGCTCTGAGGTGTTTGGACAGCTCAAGAGGGAGCTGTATGGAGAGCAGCAGTCCAGtcataccaacacacacatattcatcaTCCTGGGAGCCTCTGTGAGTACTGTCTGAACTTCTTACAATATGACTACTGCGTCGACTAATTCAAAATGATAACTCATACATTTTCCATGCTATATCCCTTCTTTAGAAAtcagttcagtttatttcagACTCTAAAGTCccctgtttaaaaaaatctgttactTGATTTATTATGGAAATGTCTAATTTGCTTCTATTCAATTCCAAAAGACCGGTTGAGAAAAGGGTTTGAAGTGACAGGGGCCCAACAGAGTTGACACAAAGCCTCACATGAGAATATTGCAGTGTGGTAATCGGTGAACGAAAGCCAGGGAATGAGCGTATGTTGACTGAAATGTGCTGCATCTACTTTTTCCTTTGTCAGGCAATGAAAGAAGGGGATATTTTTGTAGCAAAACCATTTGGTCAGACCTGCTTTTGGTCTTGAGCCCAGCACAAGtttcaaaatgtagtttttagcTGTCAtccttatttgttgttttctctttttgtcagtagtacagtacagtagtaacagtagtataTTTAACTTGTCCATGAAATCTCAGGTGTTTGCAGAGCGCTGCAAAGACTGTGTGTTCAAAGTTCTTTGAAAGCCTCTCTGGTTGGTTTTTATCTCACATCACTCAACAGATCCACTGACACCACACCACGGTGACCacttatttttaaagtttacttACTCTTTGGACTCTTGATTGATTCTTTACAGACACAGTGATCAGATCTgcttccatatttttttttattttcacagggAGATCTCGCAAAAAAGAAGATCTATCCAACTTTATGGTGAGTAAAGACTCACTGCTCGTTCACCCGTAGAAGAAAGAGTTGCTTAAAGTTGTTTGGTCACTATGTATTATTAGGGGTTTGAACCTTGGACAGCGTTCTGCATCGCTGCTTTTGACTGACTCCCTTCTCTAGGTGGTTATTCAGAGATGGCCTGCTCCCACAACACACATACTTTGTGGGTTTTTCCCGGTCCAACTTGACAGTGGAGGACATCAAGACAGCATGCCTGCCTTATATGAAGGTAGCacatttaaagtgtttgttCTGAGGAGGTTTAGTTgattataatgtaatatatgtaatatataatataagttGGATTGTTGACTGTTGGactgtgtttttatcatttccTCTCAGGTTACTGATGAAGAAAGCAAGTGTCTATCAACCTTCTTCAGTAAGAACTCCTACTTGAGTGGCAAGTACAATGATGGCAGCTCCTTTGCCCAGCTCAACACCCATCTGTCGTCTCTGCCTGGGGGTGCGGACGCCAACCGACTCTTCTACCTGGCTCTTCCTCCCACTGTCTACCACAATATCAGCACAAACATCAGAGCCCACTGCATGAGCTGCAAGTCAGTGTCTACTATACTCACAAGTCCATAAAAACAATGgtttacttgtttttattgatcacaAAGTTCTAATCAGCTGTGTTTGCGGCAGAGGTTGGAACAGGGTCATTGTTGAGAAGCCCTTTGGTCGTGACCTCCAGAGCTCACAGGAACTGTCAGCCCATCTGTCCTCCCTGTTCACAGAGGACCAGATCTACCGCATAGACCACTACCTGGGCAAAGAGATGGTCCAGAACCTCATGGTGCTCAGGTAGCAAGCCccatacacacattttcaagcactttaagtcaagtcagttatatttgtatagcccaatctcacaaatcacaaatttgcctcagggggctttacaatctgtacagcaatgcAACATCCTCTCTCCTTAGACTCTTGATTCGAATAAgaaaaaactccctaaaaaaaactttaacggggaaaaaaacagaagaaacatcCGGAAGAGATCTCTCTCCCAGGATGGACAAgcatgcaatagatgttgtcTGTACATAATAGAACAAGAAAgtcaaattacagaaatacagtatgGAGAACAGAATGacaaaattataatggatttataatatatctTTACTACTGATTTAAAGCTGCAAGTTGTCATAGAtaagattttgttttattctcttaCTTCTAGATTTGGAAATCGCATCTTTGGGCCCATATGGAACAGGGACAGTGTGGCCTGTGTGGTCTTCACCTTCAAAGAGCCTTTCGGCACTCAGGGACGTGGAGGATACTTTGATAACTTTGGTATCATTCGGTGAGAGACAGAACAttcagataaatgtgaaaacaccaGATGTTATTGTTACACTAGAACCTCTACTTGTCCTGATTCTGGTTCTTTCCTCTTAATTTAGAGATGTCATGCAAAACCATCTCCTCCAGATGCTCTGTTTGGTTGCCATGGAAAAACCTACTTCCACAAGCCCAGACGACGTGAGGAATGAGAAGGTAAGACGTATGATGGGATGGTAGGAAACAGTAGGACATTTGTGGATATTTGTTATGTCTTCATGTGATTGCAATCctgttgttctgtgttttttgacGTGCTGCAGGTGAAGGTGTTGAAGTCTATAGCTCCTCTTACTATGTCAGATGTGGTGCTCGGTCAGTATGTGGGGGACCCTGAGGGGGTGGGCCAGTCCAAGCTGGGTTACCTTGATGACCCCACTGTAGCAGAAAGCTCCTGCACACCAACATTTGCCACCGCAGTGCTCTACATCCATAATGAAAGATGGGATGGTGAGGCAAAAGATATGTTTtaatctttcctttttttaataactATTTTAATTCTGTTGGTAAATATTTTATGACCTCTCCTCTGATTTTCTCCCTCTCATGTTTTTCCACGCTTCCACCAGGAGTTCCTTTCATTCTGCGTTGTGGTAAAGCTCTGAACGAACGTAAGGCCGAATTGCGTCTGCAGTTCACAGATGTGCCAGGTGATATCTTTGGTCAGAGCTATCAGAGGAACGAGCTGGTGGTGCGAGTGCAGCCGGACGAAGCGATTTACCTGAAGATGAGGACCAAGAAACCCGGGGTTCACCTCAGCCCAGAGGAGACTGAGCTGGACCTCACTTACAAGAGCAGATACAAGGTACTACAGGCTCACTTAACTCAAATCATTCAGGTCCAACTGTCAGTcttgaatattatttttttgtacattgaTTCAAGAATTTTCTAGAATCAACATAAATCACTTTATTTGTGCCGAGATAGTTTCATTTGATTCTTGACATACGTTTGTGGTActttatttgaataataaaatgttgatcCTCAACACACCATCATATATTACGTTACTCAAAACCCAGTTGTTGTGGTGAAATTGTAATTATTTCGTATAATGTAGTATACATGGAAGTATTTGATAGATATTCAATGTATCACAGTGATAGTGATGCTGTAAATGTTAGAAACTAAAAACTGGGCAGAAGTGTAGAGATGCATCAAATAGGCTTAAGACAGGTTGTTAAAACTCTAAAGT
This window of the Thunnus albacares chromosome 5, fThuAlb1.1, whole genome shotgun sequence genome carries:
- the LOC122983081 gene encoding glucose-6-phosphate 1-dehydrogenase-like, translated to MSQKMSTEPLTRSEVFGQLKRELYGEQQSSHTNTHIFIILGASGDLAKKKIYPTLWWLFRDGLLPQHTYFVGFSRSNLTVEDIKTACLPYMKVTDEESKCLSTFFSKNSYLSGKYNDGSSFAQLNTHLSSLPGGADANRLFYLALPPTVYHNISTNIRAHCMSCKGWNRVIVEKPFGRDLQSSQELSAHLSSLFTEDQIYRIDHYLGKEMVQNLMVLRFGNRIFGPIWNRDSVACVVFTFKEPFGTQGRGGYFDNFGIIRDVMQNHLLQMLCLVAMEKPTSTSPDDVRNEKVKVLKSIAPLTMSDVVLGQYVGDPEGVGQSKLGYLDDPTVAESSCTPTFATAVLYIHNERWDGVPFILRCGKALNERKAELRLQFTDVPGDIFGQSYQRNELVVRVQPDEAIYLKMRTKKPGVHLSPEETELDLTYKSRYKNVTLPDAYERLLLDVFCGNQMHFVRSDELREAWRIFTPLLHQIEREKRQPIPYKYGSRGPNEADDLMKRVGFSYEGTYKWVQPHTT
- the galnt6 gene encoding polypeptide N-acetylgalactosaminyltransferase 6 — encoded protein: MRLFIRRRMSPLKLALLGGTLFMVILVVLQRDVGSSPAGDPWFQELVDKKDKMMVMVREAVNNIGFQIGAPQQPPVQEQPTQNVNCPTGFYSQSELKPHLERPPQDPAAFGADGKPFQKDHMTPEEEKEKEEGMTRHCFNQFASDRISLSRSLGDDTRPPECVDRKFRRCPPLPTTSVIIVFHNEAWSTLLRTVYSVLHTSPAILLKEIILVDDASVAEHLKTQLEEYIRELKIVRVVRQLERKGLITARLLGASVAQGEVLTFLDAHCECFHGWLEPLLARIVEEPTAVVSPEITTIDLNNFKFNKPVATSRAYNRGNFDWSLTFGWEAIPEDAKKLRKDETYPVKTPTFAGGLFSISKKYFEHIGTYDDKMEIWGGENVEMSFRVWQCGGQLEIIPCSVVGHVFRTKSPHTFPKGTEVITRNQVRLAEVWMDDYKTIYYRRNKNAAVMAKEHKYGDISDRINLRERLQCKNFTWYLNTVYPEAFIPDLTPVKFGAIKNTGSQTCLDVGENNQGGKSVIMYQCHNMGGNQYFEYTSHKELRHNIGKQLCLHATPQKEPVKIELCQLKGKGTSLAPQQEWIFTEENLLKNPSSGKCLRLQGSIIQMDQCNAADLFQRWSFS